In bacterium (Candidatus Blackallbacteria) CG13_big_fil_rev_8_21_14_2_50_49_14, one genomic interval encodes:
- a CDS encoding alcohol dehydrogenase, with the protein MINAYAAFEPKAPLQPFAYDPGPLPADQVEIEVLYCGVCHSDVSVIDNEWGFSQYPLVAGHEVVGKIAALGAEVKGLQIGQTVGLGWHAGYCNQCAFCRSGDHNLCSHSQATIVGHYGGFADKVRAAANAVIPIPEGVDISKAGPLFCGGITVFNPLVQFEIKPTDKVAVIGIGGLGHLALKFLNAWGCEVTAFTSSAAKKTEAHALGAHHALNSRDPEEIASAAGRFDLIISTVNVKLDWNLYLSTLSPRGRLHFVGATLEPLDISVFSLMGGQRSVSASPVGSPDTIAKMLDFANRHQVEAVVETFPFEEINAALDRVREGKAHYRVVLSRA; encoded by the coding sequence ATGATCAATGCCTACGCTGCTTTTGAACCCAAAGCTCCACTCCAACCCTTTGCTTACGACCCCGGCCCCTTGCCCGCAGACCAGGTCGAAATCGAGGTGCTCTACTGCGGCGTTTGCCACAGTGATGTTTCAGTCATCGACAACGAATGGGGCTTTAGCCAGTACCCGTTGGTAGCTGGGCATGAAGTGGTGGGTAAAATTGCCGCTCTCGGCGCAGAGGTCAAGGGTCTTCAAATCGGCCAAACCGTAGGATTGGGTTGGCATGCAGGCTATTGCAATCAATGTGCCTTCTGCCGGAGTGGAGACCACAATCTCTGCAGTCATTCTCAAGCCACGATTGTCGGGCATTATGGCGGCTTTGCAGACAAGGTCAGGGCTGCGGCCAATGCGGTGATTCCAATTCCCGAAGGCGTTGATATCAGCAAAGCAGGCCCGCTTTTTTGCGGGGGCATTACCGTTTTTAACCCTTTGGTGCAATTTGAAATTAAACCCACAGACAAGGTGGCCGTGATCGGCATTGGCGGATTGGGGCATTTGGCCTTGAAGTTTTTAAATGCCTGGGGCTGCGAAGTGACGGCCTTTACTTCAAGTGCTGCGAAAAAAACCGAGGCACACGCTTTGGGCGCACACCATGCCCTGAATTCACGCGATCCCGAAGAAATCGCCAGTGCAGCAGGTCGTTTCGATCTGATCATCTCCACAGTCAATGTCAAACTGGATTGGAACCTCTACCTCAGCACCCTGAGCCCACGCGGACGCCTGCATTTTGTAGGGGCCACCCTGGAACCCTTGGATATCAGTGTCTTTTCACTGATGGGCGGCCAACGCTCTGTTTCTGCCTCGCCTGTGGGCAGCCCCGATACGATTGCAAAAATGTTGGATTTTGCCAATCGGCACCAGGTAGAAGCTGTGGTAGAGACTTTTCCCTTT
- a CDS encoding beta-ketoacyl synthase gives MHLEIPPPAQNFVELLRWRAQTHPDLMALGWFENGESLTASYSYLELDLQAKIWAQNLRLRHGAGARILLVFPPGLEFMAAFAGCLYAGMVPVPAYPPEPHRLEHSLRRLLAIIADAESEAVLTLPAFYQQAMQLLQASGQASLQSLNWLTPASLQPELAQAWFPPQLEPEDLAFLQYTSGSTGVPKGVMISHGNLLANMEMIKTAFEHGERENTLVCWVPFYHDMGLVGHLLQSLYIGGKTLIMSPLDFLRKPLRWLKLISEWKATSTGAPNFAFELCVRKIKPEERDQLDLSSLRLVLNGAEPVQYKTLMRFLDYFEPAGFPRDAIYPAYGMAEATVFISGSLRSKRPVCLAVSRTAFENNRIETAQEDSHEAMMLVGSGQVWGEEKLKIVNPQSRQPLAENQVGEIWLRGPHIAQGYWRRAEETQAAFQAHLDDGSAETWLRTGDLGFQKAGELYVTGRLKDLIIIRGRNLYPHDLERCIDSLRPRFPVIRPGCGVAVALEGEATESLGLVQEISQPFEACEDLALAISSAIEAEFEVSPRKIIFLAPGSLPKTSSGKLMRQACKAELKKSKPGWEVVYQWPATQPLQTPPTLPSFSQSAELPKSELEAWIRQWLATELTGTLESFSIETPLQALGLDSALAVRLHADLEEKLNRKLIPSLLWDFPNLKQLVPALLSPADHAPVPSRKAQQEPIAILGMSCRFPGESQDPESYWKTLNQNHDALCSPPLERFEESKGLLRGGYLNEVAGFDAEFFGISAREAESMDPQQRILLELVWEALEQAGILPTSLEGSETGIFVALSGSDYAQRSLFGGPQSRDGTSVTGSAFSVAAGRIAYLLGTEGPALTIDTACSSSLTAIHQACQSLRNGEISMAIVAGVNLILSEDLTQAFVQANALSPEGECRSFSAQANGYVRSEGGAALILKRLDEHQASQEPLWGIIKASAVNHDGRSQGLTAPNGRSQQKLLKQALELAGLHPHQIGFLEAHGTGTPLGDPIEVNAIHAVYGERPADQPLWIGAAKSVVGHLEAAAGMAGLLKTLLVLQKGIIPANLKGLPLNPRLLNYLGPLQFPQQAQTWSAPEPRRAALSSFGISGSNAHLILEQAPALPQPNSPGPWLFQLSADSSEQVKDYAQKLQNSLSAEPPLAQLASSLSQRRTRPWRWAGVAADLQSLNEALAHVEPREAKTAPKWVWVFPGQGGQWQGMGSELLQNEPIFAKAFAACSEAFRPWFPEGLENLLQSWQSDKIAEIQPLLCAWQIAMGRLLMAWGLIPSAMIGHSMGEVAAAHLAGMLSLEDAARIIAERSRLMQSLPPGQSMLLTDMSWNEAQDWEKEGLVRAVSNGPNQTVMAGPTTDLNVLQAQLEAQERLARPVAVSMASHSPQVDALLPEIENTLTSIETKVGQVPLFSTVTAEILSGPELKAPYWAQNLRQPVLFYQAFQKANQAGFAHFLEISPHALLSPVLREQGVFACALGRRNQAEKENLLHSLAEVWCQGSDLNGRALQPKFPPLPLPPSPWNHQNYWLEPPISPEPLRVQPTAQPKQTGENWQPLSPPKGPPPQSCLLTGGSDTLRKTLALLLESQGIPCVHLRQAEVLASLPEGWQLNFQSTQEWQVLAKNLPELPTRGYRVLLWLESLSDSLLWPSVDALEGLESTQIWIPIQAKSMDLSTFSWPAAAQDWPESWSKLALENLSNHNLGKLASILRLNTPAELVIQASQVWKKSLYPLKTSSVIESAPSLVKELKQETLQAQIAEMLRIPLSKINPDTPLDSLGFDSLLAVEFRSRLEKLSGRDIPPELLRRSITLAEIMTWLKRAS, from the coding sequence ATGCACCTAGAAATCCCACCCCCAGCCCAAAATTTTGTTGAGCTCTTGCGCTGGCGGGCTCAAACCCATCCCGATCTGATGGCACTGGGATGGTTTGAAAACGGAGAAAGTCTCACAGCAAGTTACAGTTATCTGGAGCTCGATCTTCAGGCCAAAATTTGGGCCCAAAATCTGCGCTTAAGGCATGGAGCAGGCGCTCGGATCCTTTTGGTTTTCCCTCCCGGATTAGAATTTATGGCGGCCTTCGCTGGATGTCTGTATGCAGGTATGGTGCCTGTACCTGCCTACCCACCAGAACCTCACCGTTTAGAACACAGCCTGCGCAGGTTGTTGGCCATCATCGCTGATGCCGAATCAGAAGCGGTTTTAACCCTGCCTGCCTTTTATCAGCAGGCCATGCAATTGCTGCAGGCTTCTGGCCAGGCCAGCCTCCAGAGCTTGAACTGGCTCACGCCAGCCAGCCTTCAGCCTGAACTGGCGCAAGCCTGGTTCCCCCCCCAACTGGAACCAGAAGATCTGGCTTTTTTACAATACACCTCGGGATCAACAGGCGTGCCCAAAGGCGTGATGATCAGCCATGGCAATTTACTCGCCAATATGGAAATGATCAAAACCGCCTTCGAACACGGAGAGCGCGAAAATACACTGGTCTGTTGGGTGCCCTTTTACCATGATATGGGCTTGGTCGGGCACCTCTTGCAATCGCTGTATATCGGGGGCAAAACCCTGATCATGAGCCCCTTGGATTTTTTACGCAAACCCTTGCGCTGGTTGAAATTGATCAGTGAATGGAAGGCCACTTCGACCGGAGCCCCCAATTTTGCCTTTGAACTCTGCGTGCGTAAAATCAAGCCCGAAGAGAGAGACCAACTTGATTTGAGCAGTTTAAGACTGGTTTTGAATGGTGCAGAACCTGTTCAGTACAAGACCTTGATGCGTTTTCTCGACTATTTTGAACCCGCAGGCTTTCCCAGAGACGCGATCTATCCGGCCTATGGCATGGCAGAAGCCACCGTCTTTATTTCAGGCAGTTTGCGCAGCAAACGCCCGGTTTGTCTTGCGGTTTCACGGACAGCGTTTGAAAATAACCGAATTGAAACAGCGCAGGAAGATTCTCACGAGGCCATGATGCTGGTGGGCTCAGGTCAGGTCTGGGGAGAGGAAAAACTCAAAATCGTCAATCCGCAAAGCAGACAGCCCTTGGCTGAAAACCAGGTGGGTGAAATCTGGTTGCGGGGGCCACATATCGCCCAGGGCTATTGGCGCAGAGCAGAGGAAACCCAAGCAGCATTTCAAGCCCACTTGGACGATGGCAGTGCTGAAACCTGGCTGCGCACTGGGGATTTGGGCTTTCAGAAGGCAGGCGAGCTCTATGTCACAGGTCGTTTAAAAGACTTGATTATTATTCGGGGGCGCAATCTTTACCCCCACGATTTGGAACGATGCATTGACAGCCTAAGACCCCGTTTTCCTGTGATACGCCCAGGCTGTGGGGTCGCTGTTGCGCTGGAGGGAGAAGCCACAGAGAGTTTGGGCCTTGTTCAGGAAATCAGCCAGCCTTTTGAAGCCTGTGAAGATCTTGCCCTTGCCATTTCAAGTGCGATTGAAGCCGAATTTGAAGTCAGTCCCCGCAAAATCATCTTTCTGGCGCCTGGCAGCCTGCCCAAAACCTCGAGTGGTAAATTGATGCGACAGGCCTGCAAAGCGGAACTGAAAAAGTCAAAACCCGGCTGGGAAGTGGTTTATCAATGGCCTGCAACCCAGCCCCTCCAAACGCCGCCTACCTTGCCCAGTTTCAGCCAGAGCGCAGAGCTTCCAAAATCAGAACTCGAAGCTTGGATTCGGCAATGGCTGGCCACTGAACTCACAGGCACCCTTGAATCATTCAGTATTGAAACGCCCCTACAGGCCTTGGGCCTGGATTCGGCCCTGGCTGTGAGACTGCATGCCGATCTCGAAGAAAAACTGAATCGCAAGCTGATTCCCTCTCTGCTTTGGGATTTTCCCAATTTGAAACAGTTGGTACCGGCTTTGCTCTCACCCGCAGATCACGCCCCTGTGCCCTCTCGCAAAGCCCAACAGGAACCGATCGCAATCTTGGGCATGTCGTGTCGTTTTCCGGGCGAAAGCCAGGATCCTGAAAGCTATTGGAAAACGCTCAATCAAAACCATGATGCGCTTTGCTCCCCACCCCTCGAGCGCTTTGAAGAAAGCAAAGGACTTTTAAGGGGGGGCTATTTGAATGAGGTGGCAGGATTTGATGCTGAATTTTTTGGCATTTCTGCCCGTGAGGCCGAAAGCATGGATCCCCAACAGCGGATTTTATTGGAATTGGTCTGGGAAGCCTTGGAGCAGGCTGGGATTTTGCCAACCAGTTTAGAAGGCAGCGAAACAGGCATCTTTGTCGCTTTATCAGGCAGTGATTATGCCCAGCGCAGCCTGTTTGGCGGCCCACAAAGCCGGGATGGCACCAGCGTCACAGGTTCAGCATTCAGTGTAGCGGCCGGAAGAATTGCCTACTTGCTGGGTACCGAAGGCCCTGCCCTGACCATTGACACTGCCTGTTCATCTTCCCTGACCGCGATTCACCAAGCCTGTCAAAGTTTGCGCAATGGTGAAATTTCGATGGCAATTGTGGCAGGGGTCAACCTGATTTTAAGCGAGGATTTAACCCAAGCCTTTGTTCAGGCCAATGCCCTCTCGCCCGAAGGAGAATGTCGCTCTTTCAGTGCCCAAGCCAATGGTTATGTAAGGTCAGAAGGGGGAGCCGCCCTGATCCTCAAACGATTGGATGAGCACCAGGCTTCCCAGGAACCCCTTTGGGGTATTATCAAAGCCAGTGCCGTCAACCATGACGGCCGCAGCCAGGGCCTGACCGCCCCCAATGGCCGCTCTCAACAAAAACTGCTCAAACAAGCCCTGGAACTGGCAGGCCTACACCCCCATCAAATCGGATTTCTCGAAGCACATGGTACCGGCACCCCCCTGGGAGATCCGATTGAAGTCAACGCCATTCACGCGGTGTACGGAGAACGCCCAGCCGATCAGCCTCTCTGGATTGGCGCAGCCAAATCAGTGGTGGGACATTTGGAAGCCGCAGCTGGCATGGCCGGTTTGCTCAAAACCCTTTTGGTGCTTCAAAAAGGGATCATTCCTGCCAATTTAAAGGGCCTGCCCCTGAACCCCCGCCTGCTGAATTATCTCGGGCCCTTGCAATTTCCGCAGCAAGCGCAGACATGGTCTGCGCCAGAGCCCCGCAGAGCAGCCTTGAGCAGTTTTGGCATCAGCGGCAGCAATGCCCACCTGATCCTTGAACAGGCCCCCGCGCTTCCCCAACCCAACTCCCCTGGCCCCTGGCTGTTTCAACTGAGCGCCGACAGCTCAGAGCAAGTGAAAGACTATGCCCAGAAACTTCAAAACAGTCTGAGTGCTGAGCCTCCGCTGGCCCAACTGGCCAGCAGCTTAAGCCAGCGTCGAACGCGACCCTGGCGCTGGGCAGGTGTCGCAGCGGATCTGCAAAGTCTAAACGAGGCCTTGGCCCATGTGGAGCCTCGCGAAGCAAAAACGGCCCCCAAGTGGGTCTGGGTTTTTCCAGGGCAAGGGGGACAATGGCAAGGCATGGGATCTGAACTGCTTCAAAACGAGCCAATCTTTGCAAAGGCCTTTGCCGCTTGTTCTGAAGCCTTTCGCCCCTGGTTTCCTGAAGGTTTGGAAAATCTTTTGCAGAGCTGGCAGAGCGACAAAATCGCTGAGATTCAACCCCTATTGTGCGCCTGGCAGATTGCCATGGGTCGTCTTTTAATGGCCTGGGGACTGATCCCCAGCGCCATGATCGGCCACAGCATGGGCGAAGTCGCCGCAGCCCATCTGGCCGGCATGCTCAGCCTTGAGGATGCCGCCCGAATTATTGCTGAACGCAGCCGACTGATGCAAAGCCTTCCCCCCGGTCAGAGCATGCTCTTAACGGATATGAGCTGGAATGAAGCCCAGGATTGGGAAAAAGAGGGTTTGGTCAGAGCCGTTTCAAATGGCCCCAACCAAACAGTCATGGCAGGCCCCACAACTGACCTGAATGTCTTGCAGGCCCAATTAGAGGCTCAGGAGCGCCTGGCCCGCCCAGTTGCCGTCAGCATGGCTTCGCACAGCCCCCAGGTAGACGCTCTGCTTCCTGAGATTGAAAACACATTAACTTCCATTGAGACGAAAGTAGGCCAGGTTCCTCTGTTTTCAACCGTGACAGCTGAAATATTGAGTGGCCCTGAACTGAAGGCCCCCTATTGGGCTCAAAATCTGCGTCAACCCGTCCTGTTTTACCAGGCATTTCAAAAGGCAAACCAAGCGGGTTTTGCCCATTTTCTTGAAATCAGTCCCCACGCTCTGCTCAGCCCTGTTCTGCGAGAACAGGGTGTCTTTGCCTGCGCTCTGGGGCGTAGAAACCAAGCGGAGAAAGAAAATTTATTGCACAGTTTGGCTGAAGTTTGGTGCCAGGGCTCCGATTTGAATGGGCGAGCCCTACAGCCAAAATTTCCACCCCTGCCCTTGCCTCCCAGCCCCTGGAACCACCAGAACTACTGGTTAGAGCCCCCCATATCTCCTGAACCCCTTCGCGTGCAACCAACGGCTCAGCCCAAACAAACAGGCGAAAATTGGCAGCCGCTCTCCCCGCCCAAAGGCCCTCCCCCCCAGAGTTGTCTTTTGACTGGTGGTTCAGACACATTGCGAAAAACGCTTGCGCTTTTGCTCGAAAGTCAGGGCATTCCCTGTGTGCATTTACGTCAGGCCGAAGTTTTAGCCTCGCTTCCAGAGGGCTGGCAACTGAATTTTCAAAGTACCCAGGAGTGGCAGGTTTTGGCAAAAAATCTGCCTGAACTGCCGACGAGAGGCTATCGGGTTTTACTTTGGCTTGAATCCCTTTCTGATTCCCTGCTCTGGCCTTCTGTTGACGCCTTGGAAGGGCTTGAGTCAACTCAAATCTGGATCCCCATTCAAGCCAAAAGCATGGATCTCTCTACATTTTCATGGCCCGCCGCCGCTCAAGACTGGCCTGAAAGCTGGTCAAAATTGGCTTTGGAGAATCTCAGCAACCACAACCTAGGCAAACTGGCCTCCATCTTACGTTTAAACACTCCAGCGGAACTGGTGATTCAGGCATCCCAAGTTTGGAAAAAATCTTTGTACCCCCTTAAAACCAGCTCCGTTATAGAATCAGCTCCATCGCTTGTGAAAGAACTCAAACAGGAAACACTCCAGGCACAAATTGCTGAAATGTTGCGCATTCCCCTTTCAAAAATCAACCCGGATACACCCTTAGACAGTCTGGGGTTTGATTCCCTTTTGGCAGTCGAATTTCGCTCACGCTTGGAAAAACTGAGCGGACGAGACATCCCACCAGAACTCCTGAGACGCAGTATTACCCTGGCTGAAATCATGACCTGGCTCAAGAGGGCATCATGA
- the ggt gene encoding gamma-glutamyltransferase produces MKSFTALALFSLLGLAQPCFAAVQAPYTTQNGMVASDHYLASQVGAEILKKGGNAIDAAIATSLSLSVIRNQSTGIGGGGFMLIRMHDGRTRVLDYRETAPAQAHRDMYLNTQGEVIPNLSTIGYKAAGVPGLLAGLEAASKEFGSQPLKSLFQPAIQIAEKGFASDAHYLEASEVALKRGVNPEFKATYFCNQKPCQIGETVKLPQLAKTLKLIADQGIQVFYRGSLAKKIAAAMQANGGLITEADLAQYHPKIRSPLKGSYRGYEILTMPPPSSGGTALLEILNLLEPQELGWNSTGFGSAEHVMRVTEAMKHAYADRAEFLGDPDFVKVPVEELISKDYALSLLPRIKAGLKHTLAREAYGKKGLSYSALQAPIEDHGTTHFSVVDRWGNMVSSTETINTYFGSLTLVPGTGILLNNQMDDFSSKPGSPNAFGLIGNQANAIAPGKKPLSSMTPTLVLKAGKPFMSLGASGGPRIISGTLNTLINVIDFGMNIEEAVSSPRFHHQWVPDSLFIEKWMPVEVREVLKAHGHHLEITGAESTVQALLLENQQIAGASDPRKGGHPAGY; encoded by the coding sequence ATGAAATCTTTCACTGCGCTTGCCTTGTTTTCACTCTTGGGTCTTGCTCAACCGTGTTTTGCTGCCGTTCAAGCCCCCTACACGACACAAAATGGCATGGTTGCCAGCGATCATTATTTGGCTTCGCAAGTGGGCGCAGAAATTTTAAAAAAAGGCGGAAACGCGATTGATGCAGCAATCGCCACCTCCTTAAGCCTCTCCGTGATTCGCAATCAAAGCACGGGCATTGGCGGTGGCGGTTTTATGCTGATTCGCATGCACGATGGCCGTACACGTGTTTTGGACTATCGGGAAACGGCACCGGCCCAAGCCCACCGCGATATGTACCTTAACACCCAAGGAGAAGTCATTCCCAATTTGAGTACGATTGGATACAAGGCGGCTGGGGTACCAGGGCTTTTGGCCGGACTGGAAGCGGCCTCGAAAGAATTTGGAAGCCAGCCCCTCAAATCCCTGTTTCAGCCCGCGATTCAAATTGCTGAAAAAGGCTTTGCTTCAGACGCACATTATCTTGAAGCCTCTGAAGTGGCTTTGAAACGGGGAGTCAATCCTGAATTTAAAGCCACCTATTTCTGCAACCAAAAACCCTGTCAAATCGGGGAAACGGTTAAACTGCCCCAATTGGCCAAAACCCTGAAACTGATCGCTGATCAGGGCATTCAGGTCTTTTATCGGGGCAGCCTTGCAAAAAAAATTGCTGCCGCCATGCAAGCAAACGGGGGGTTGATCACTGAAGCTGATCTTGCCCAATACCATCCCAAAATCCGATCCCCGCTGAAAGGCAGCTATCGGGGCTATGAGATTCTCACCATGCCCCCGCCCAGCTCAGGGGGAACCGCCCTGCTCGAAATCTTAAATTTGCTTGAGCCTCAAGAACTGGGCTGGAACAGCACGGGATTCGGATCTGCCGAGCATGTCATGCGTGTCACAGAAGCCATGAAACATGCCTATGCCGATCGGGCAGAATTTCTGGGAGACCCTGATTTTGTAAAGGTACCCGTTGAGGAATTGATCAGCAAAGACTACGCGCTTTCATTATTGCCCAGAATAAAAGCAGGCCTCAAACATACCCTGGCACGTGAAGCCTATGGTAAAAAAGGCCTCAGTTACAGTGCCCTTCAAGCGCCGATTGAAGATCACGGCACCACCCATTTCAGCGTGGTGGATCGCTGGGGCAATATGGTCAGCAGCACGGAGACCATCAATACCTATTTCGGCTCCCTCACACTGGTACCCGGCACGGGTATCCTGCTCAATAACCAGATGGATGATTTTTCAAGCAAACCCGGCAGCCCCAATGCCTTTGGTTTGATTGGCAACCAAGCCAATGCAATTGCACCCGGCAAAAAACCGCTGAGCAGCATGACCCCCACCTTGGTGCTCAAAGCAGGCAAACCCTTTATGTCTTTAGGAGCCTCAGGAGGCCCCCGGATTATTTCAGGCACCCTGAACACCCTGATCAATGTAATTGATTTTGGCATGAATATTGAAGAAGCCGTTTCCTCTCCCCGCTTCCACCATCAATGGGTGCCTGACAGTTTATTTATCGAAAAATGGATGCCTGTGGAGGTGCGCGAAGTTTTAAAAGCACACGGTCACCATTTAGAAATCACGGGCGCAGAAAGCACAGTTCAAGCCCTGTTGCTGGAGAATCAGCAGATTGCAGGTGCTTCCGATCCGCGCAAAGGCGGCCACCCTGCGGGGTATTAA